One genomic region from Bubalus bubalis isolate 160015118507 breed Murrah chromosome 12, NDDB_SH_1, whole genome shotgun sequence encodes:
- the C12H9orf50 gene encoding uncharacterized protein C9orf50 homolog isoform X1, producing the protein MPRRRPSFWAQQVAPEGVPGGGDRRRRDPLLPRLLRPELRAASDAGVFGVSRASESGAERWQAPECESLHSDPGLGFRRSRSRLPVLPTVAQRPARSRTGLRSLLLPPLLLAGEPPESAPACPELGQRKDPRRGSAKETSDSLGSLLGGVLPGRFRQFLRQFRAESAERLLPPTPSASQHQRHSASEFNGSPPRCSSSHFLPELGGQSSYLKNSLKKILLHQIPALGPLSRDYPQFTTVKANQPQATRAPKLKAVLTHNSSGEGSGHRRRCCPFRVRFADETLRDTALRYWERSCAARQGIFENRTANPRSTASDRVFGSVGRWLESLPKALYPRAKEETAASPFSWDFPGLSTLEPNGHLPEDTSMNSSLPFIPRATAQRQRGDLKTFLEQVGKSPCSWSQKLESFLPSLVLHTILKRGHPKGYQLLLPSASHRTQR; encoded by the exons CGCCCGAGGGGGTCCCCGGCGGTGGCGATCGCCGGCGCAGAGACCCGCTGCTGCCCAGGCTGCTGCGGCCCGAGCTCCGAGCAGCCTCGGACGCGGGGGTCTTCGGGGTCTCGAGGGCCTCTGAGAGCGGCGCCGAGCGGTGGCAGGCCCCCGAGTGTGAGTCCTTGCACTCCGATCCCGGGCTGGGCTTCAGGCGCTCCCGGTCCCGCCTGCCGGTCCTGCCCACCGTGGCCCAGCGGCCGGCGAGAAGCCGGACAGGGCTGAGGTCGCTGCTGCTGCCGCCCCTGCTCTTGGCCGGCGAGCCCCCCGAATCGGCGCCCGCGTGCCCCGAGCTCGGACAGCGCAAGGACCCTCGCAGGGGCTCGGCCAAGGAGACCTCCGATTCCTTGGGCTCCCTCCTAGGAGGAGTTCTCCCGGGCCGGTTCCGGCAGTTCCTGCGACAGTTCAGGGCTGAGTCTGCGGAACGGCTTCTCCCACCGA caccctcAGCATCTCAACATCAAAGGCATTCTGCGTCAGAGTTCAACGGAAGTCCTCCTCGGTGTTCCAGCTCCCACTTCCTCCCAGAGCTTGG GGGCCAATCATCCTACCTCAAGAATAGCCTTAAGAAGATTTTGCTTCATCAGATACCTGCCCTGGGGCCCTTGAGTAGAGATTACCCGCAGTTCACCACGGTCAAGGCCAATCA GCCCCAGGCTACACGGGCCCCCAAGCTCAAGGCTGTGCTCACCCACAACTCCTCGGGGGAAGGCTCAGGGCACCGCAGGCGATGTTGCCCTTTCCGAGTGCGATTCGCTGACGAGACGCTGAGGGACACAGCACTCCGTTACTGGGAACGCAGCTGTGCTG CCCGGCAGGGCATCTTCGAGAACAGGACAGCCAACCCCCGGTCGACAGCATCGGATCGGGTGTTCGGGAGTGTCGGGAGATGGCTGGAGAGCTTGCCCAAAGCCCTGTACCCAAGGGCCAAGGAGGAGACCGCGGCCAGCCCCTTcagctgggatttccctggcct GTCCACCCTGGAGCCAAATGGCCACCTCCCTGAGGACACTTCCATGAACAGCAGCCTGCCCTTCATCCCCAGGGCCACTGCCCAGAGGCAGCGGGGGGACCTCAAAACCTTCCTGGAGCAGGTGGGCAAATCGCCCTGTTCCTGGAGCCAGAAGCTG GAGTCCTTCCTGCCCAGCTTGGTGCTGCACACGATCCTGAAAAGAGGCCACCCTAAGGGGTAccagctcctcctgccttcagcatCACATCGCACCCAGAGGTGA
- the C12H9orf50 gene encoding uncharacterized protein C9orf50 homolog isoform X2, with protein sequence MPRRRPSFWAQQVAPEGVPGGGDRRRRDPLLPRLLRPELRAASDAGVFGVSRASESGAERWQAPECESLHSDPGLGFRRSRSRLPVLPTVAQRPARSRTGLRSLLLPPLLLAGEPPESAPACPELGQRKDPRRGSAKETSDSLGSLLGGVLPGRFRQFLRQFRAESAERLLPPTPSASQHQRHSASEFNGSPPRCSSSHFLPELGGQSSYLKNSLKKILLHQIPALGPLSRDYPQFTTVKANQPQATRAPKLKAVLTHNSSGEGSGHRRRCCPFRVRFADETLRDTALRYWERSCAARQGIFENRTANPRSTASDRVFGSVGRWLESLPKALYPRAKEETAASPFSWDFPGLSTLEPNGHLPEDTSMNSSLPFIPRATAQRQRGDLKTFLEQESFLPSLVLHTILKRGHPKGYQLLLPSASHRTQR encoded by the exons CGCCCGAGGGGGTCCCCGGCGGTGGCGATCGCCGGCGCAGAGACCCGCTGCTGCCCAGGCTGCTGCGGCCCGAGCTCCGAGCAGCCTCGGACGCGGGGGTCTTCGGGGTCTCGAGGGCCTCTGAGAGCGGCGCCGAGCGGTGGCAGGCCCCCGAGTGTGAGTCCTTGCACTCCGATCCCGGGCTGGGCTTCAGGCGCTCCCGGTCCCGCCTGCCGGTCCTGCCCACCGTGGCCCAGCGGCCGGCGAGAAGCCGGACAGGGCTGAGGTCGCTGCTGCTGCCGCCCCTGCTCTTGGCCGGCGAGCCCCCCGAATCGGCGCCCGCGTGCCCCGAGCTCGGACAGCGCAAGGACCCTCGCAGGGGCTCGGCCAAGGAGACCTCCGATTCCTTGGGCTCCCTCCTAGGAGGAGTTCTCCCGGGCCGGTTCCGGCAGTTCCTGCGACAGTTCAGGGCTGAGTCTGCGGAACGGCTTCTCCCACCGA caccctcAGCATCTCAACATCAAAGGCATTCTGCGTCAGAGTTCAACGGAAGTCCTCCTCGGTGTTCCAGCTCCCACTTCCTCCCAGAGCTTGG GGGCCAATCATCCTACCTCAAGAATAGCCTTAAGAAGATTTTGCTTCATCAGATACCTGCCCTGGGGCCCTTGAGTAGAGATTACCCGCAGTTCACCACGGTCAAGGCCAATCA GCCCCAGGCTACACGGGCCCCCAAGCTCAAGGCTGTGCTCACCCACAACTCCTCGGGGGAAGGCTCAGGGCACCGCAGGCGATGTTGCCCTTTCCGAGTGCGATTCGCTGACGAGACGCTGAGGGACACAGCACTCCGTTACTGGGAACGCAGCTGTGCTG CCCGGCAGGGCATCTTCGAGAACAGGACAGCCAACCCCCGGTCGACAGCATCGGATCGGGTGTTCGGGAGTGTCGGGAGATGGCTGGAGAGCTTGCCCAAAGCCCTGTACCCAAGGGCCAAGGAGGAGACCGCGGCCAGCCCCTTcagctgggatttccctggcct GTCCACCCTGGAGCCAAATGGCCACCTCCCTGAGGACACTTCCATGAACAGCAGCCTGCCCTTCATCCCCAGGGCCACTGCCCAGAGGCAGCGGGGGGACCTCAAAACCTTCCTGGAGCAG GAGTCCTTCCTGCCCAGCTTGGTGCTGCACACGATCCTGAAAAGAGGCCACCCTAAGGGGTAccagctcctcctgccttcagcatCACATCGCACCCAGAGGTGA